The sequence GGCAAAGGCGAGATCATGGCGCAGAGCATGGCGGCTCTTCCGGCGGAGCTGAGAGAATCGGTTTCTCTCGACGCGCGCCGGCAGGCGCAGCGGCGCGAATTGATTCTTAGGGGAAAGGCGGTCTACGAGACCCGCGTGCCGATACTCGGCGGACAGGCGGGAACCGCCCACATAGGCGTCTGGGGCGACGGCGTGGAGGGAGAAATTCGCCGCGCTCTGCTTCCACTCGCGGGAATCGTCGTCGCTTTGCTGTTGGCCGGCGTGGCGCTCTCCGCTCTCCTCGCCCGCGGGATCGTCCGTCCCATCCTCCTCTTGACGCAAGTCGCCGACAAGATCAGCAAGGGCGATTTGGAAACGCCCGTCGGCGTCGAAACGCGCGACGAGATCGGAGATCTCGCCCGGTCGCTGGGCCGGATGCGCGCCAGCTTGAAAGCGGCGATGGTGCGGCTCAATCAGAGCCGCAATCCCGATCACATAGCCAAAGAGTAAGGAGAAGAAAAATGAATCGAACGTATCACAAACAGAGCCGCAAATTTTGCTTTCGCCGCGGCATTTTTTTGCTGGCGATCGTCGGGTTCGTCATCGCGGCCACCGAAGGACGGGCGCCGGCGCAAACGCGTAAGAGCGTGACCATCGTCTACGCCGGATTATCGGGCAACCAGGCGCCCGGCTGGG comes from Candidatus Binatia bacterium and encodes:
- a CDS encoding HAMP domain-containing protein; protein product: MTQPSASVESRSLPISVREGARRIGLMGKIVGTLAGVIVLFGLLVLGVVYHLTGRALRAQLDQRALAIVTTLGDAAGGHVIARNSLELHALVTKYALLDGVAYAVIRDGKGEIMAQSMAALPAELRESVSLDARRQAQRRELILRGKAVYETRVPILGGQAGTAHIGVWGDGVEGEIRRALLPLAGIVVALLLAGVALSALLARGIVRPILLLTQVADKISKGDLETPVGVETRDEIGDLARSLGRMRASLKAAMVRLNQSRNPDHIAKE